A single genomic interval of Aphidius gifuensis isolate YNYX2018 linkage group LG6, ASM1490517v1, whole genome shotgun sequence harbors:
- the LOC122859456 gene encoding uncharacterized protein LOC122859456: MSNIEEEENTNRIQIEVQSMEYDYQTGQLVKDSEKWDRPNSEHPIFLETGTKVSTTTNEKTIVDSNTNQWGHLKVSYDRSDAGQTTVPLFDAQTIESIDKSPSGGIGFHHRSSNDEYSGFFALTGYSIDYYQFLKETNNNLN, from the exons ATGAGTAACAtcgaagaagaagaaaatacaaatagaATACAAATTGAAGTACAATCGATGGAATATGATTATCAAACTGGCCAATTGGTAAAAGATAGTGAAAAATGGGATCGTCCGAATAGTGAACATCc taTATTTCTTGAAACTGGAACAAAAGTTTCAACAACGACAAATGAGaaaacaattgttgattcaAATACTAATCAATGGGGTCATTTAAAAGTGAGTTATGATAGATCTGATGCAGGACAAACAACTGTACCATTGTTTGATGCTCAAACAattgaatcaattgataaatctcCATCTGGTGGTATAGGATTTCATCATCGATCATCGAATGATGAATATTCTGGCTTTTTTGCTCTTACTGGTTATTccattgattattatcaatttttaaaagaaacaaataataatttaaattaa
- the LOC122859457 gene encoding uncharacterized protein LOC122859457 yields MCCCIYYLVTLTIVNAKKPNMENCSEQIDIEKKKKYTWKGRYVSEKVYNNRVRMSKASKKIKRQTDEKEESSVVQGNRIVNFKVMMDHMICGFCKEKLSLEFMEKEHTIGLASILSIRCNACLKLNPVPTSNVRTSQLSKRPRYDINVQSALGALHAGLEYSQLENLFAVLDIPAPTAMSFKEHESLVGKAIEQVAKYSCDQAAL; encoded by the exons ATGTGCTGTTGTATTTACTATTTAGTGACATTGACGATTGTTAATGCCAAAAAACCAAACATGGAAAATTGTAGTGAACAAATagacattgaaaaaaagaagaaatataCTTGGAAAGGAAGATATGTTTCcgaaaaagtttataataatagagTGAGGATGAGTAAAgcctcaaaaaaaataaagagacaAACTGATGAAAAAGAAGAGTCAAGTGTTGTGCAAGGTAATCGCATTGTCAATTTCAAGGTTATGATGGACCATATGATTTGTGGATTttgcaaagaaaaattatcgtTGGAATTTATGGAAAAAGAGCACACTATTGGATTggcatcaatattatcaatacgTTGTAATGCATGTCTGAAATTAAATCCAGTACCAACAAGTAATGTTCGTACGAGTCAATTGTCAAAACGTCCTCGATATGATATTAATGTACAAAGTGCACTTG gtGCTTTGCATGCTGGATTAGAATACAGTCAgctagaaaatttatttgctgtTCTCGATATCCCTGCTCCAACAGCTATGAGTTTCAAGGAACATGAAAGTCTAGTAGGAAAAGCAATTGAACAAGTTGCTAAATACTCATGTGATCAAGCAGCACTATGA